A genome region from uncultured Desulfovibrio sp. includes the following:
- the mutL gene encoding DNA mismatch repair endonuclease MutL, which yields MSQSSHIRLLPPALRNQIAAGEVVERPASVVKELVENSLDAGARHIEVTLENGGQSLIRVQDDGAGIAAGELELAITRHATSKIASMDDLEHVRSYGFRGEALPSIASVSRFRMTSIPRDAGAQDTAHCVTVEHGQLQAARPAALPRGTLVEVRDLFASVPARLKFLKSPATELKRAQEWLTRLALARTDVGFRFCAGEREVLRFLPGQTLLQRLEQLWPRLVTTALRPFDATRHGIRAHGVAALPEVSQQRGDRILLYVNGRSVTDRRLMAAVREAYKGRLTSRDYPQVVLFVELDPAEVDVNVHPAKSEVRFRDESAVFSAVLHAIQGSLNTALGQVLDQAEADLRQASSPGEPQEQYTLAPQQATPAPRHPRGFWGTVDSPPLLRQRPYNEDSPPESSWQIYRQGGLAEDDAPYGPDSGSTAPAALLPDATTPVPDTPEAPAACPAPDARLAPEVFAPTPPPAAQSPERGPAASPAQAPFPAVPDSTSPESVPPPDTPLPGSAAEERPCIGGLTYLGQVALTYLVLRDESGALLLLDQHAAHERVLYERLARGLFGGTGQCLALPLELDLHPAEEERLLELHQRLCSLGFALHATGGRLVVHSIPPSLSRAEARDFLREALAGRRDDLSAMFISLSCKSAIKAGQRLTDDEAAGLVQQWLQTPQRQYCPHGRPAVLRWDAAALEHLFKRRQ from the coding sequence ATGTCTCAATCTTCTCATATTCGTCTCTTACCGCCTGCGTTACGCAATCAGATCGCCGCCGGAGAAGTGGTGGAACGCCCGGCCAGCGTGGTCAAGGAACTGGTGGAAAACAGCCTCGATGCCGGCGCCCGGCATATCGAGGTTACCCTGGAAAACGGGGGGCAGAGCCTCATCCGCGTGCAGGACGACGGGGCGGGCATTGCCGCCGGGGAGCTGGAACTGGCCATCACCCGGCACGCCACCAGCAAGATCGCCAGCATGGATGATCTGGAGCATGTGCGCTCCTACGGCTTCCGGGGCGAGGCCCTGCCCAGCATTGCCTCGGTCTCGCGCTTTCGCATGACGTCCATACCGCGGGATGCCGGCGCGCAGGACACGGCCCACTGCGTCACGGTGGAACACGGTCAGCTTCAGGCAGCCCGTCCGGCGGCCCTGCCGCGCGGCACGCTGGTGGAAGTGCGCGACCTCTTTGCCAGCGTACCGGCCCGGCTCAAATTTCTCAAATCCCCGGCCACGGAGCTGAAACGCGCCCAGGAATGGCTCACCCGCCTGGCCCTGGCCCGCACGGACGTGGGCTTTCGCTTCTGCGCCGGAGAACGTGAGGTCCTGCGCTTTCTGCCCGGCCAGACCCTGCTGCAACGCCTGGAACAGCTCTGGCCGCGCCTGGTCACAACGGCCCTGCGGCCCTTTGATGCCACCCGCCACGGCATCCGGGCACACGGCGTGGCCGCCCTGCCCGAAGTGAGCCAGCAGCGCGGGGACCGCATCCTGCTCTATGTCAATGGCCGCTCCGTCACGGACAGGCGCCTCATGGCCGCTGTGCGTGAGGCCTACAAGGGACGCCTGACCAGCCGGGACTATCCGCAGGTGGTGCTTTTTGTGGAGCTGGATCCCGCCGAAGTGGATGTCAATGTCCACCCGGCCAAGAGCGAAGTGCGCTTCCGTGACGAATCCGCCGTCTTTTCCGCTGTTCTGCACGCCATCCAGGGATCGCTCAACACCGCCCTGGGGCAGGTGCTGGATCAGGCGGAAGCCGATCTGCGGCAAGCATCTTCCCCCGGCGAGCCGCAGGAACAATACACGCTTGCCCCACAGCAGGCAACGCCAGCCCCCCGTCATCCCCGCGGCTTCTGGGGCACGGTGGACAGCCCTCCCCTGCTGCGCCAGCGCCCGTACAACGAGGACAGCCCGCCGGAAAGTTCCTGGCAGATATACCGGCAGGGCGGACTGGCCGAGGACGACGCCCCCTACGGCCCGGACTCCGGCAGCACCGCCCCGGCAGCGCTCCTGCCCGACGCCACGACGCCGGTCCCGGACACGCCGGAGGCCCCTGCTGCCTGCCCTGCGCCGGACGCCCGCCTGGCGCCGGAAGTCTTTGCGCCCACCCCGCCGCCTGCCGCACAGTCTCCAGAGCGCGGCCCCGCCGCATCGCCTGCGCAGGCCCCCTTCCCCGCCGTGCCGGACAGCACTTCTCCGGAATCTGTCCCGCCGCCGGATACGCCCCTGCCCGGCAGCGCCGCAGAGGAGCGCCCCTGCATCGGCGGCCTGACCTATCTGGGCCAGGTGGCCCTGACCTATCTGGTGCTGCGGGACGAAAGCGGCGCCCTGCTGCTGCTGGACCAGCATGCCGCCCACGAGCGCGTGCTTTACGAGCGTCTGGCCCGCGGCCTTTTTGGCGGAACGGGCCAGTGCCTGGCCCTGCCCCTGGAACTGGACCTGCACCCTGCGGAAGAAGAACGCCTGCTGGAACTGCATCAGCGCCTGTGTTCCCTGGGCTTTGCGCTGCACGCCACAGGGGGCCGTCTGGTGGTGCACAGCATCCCGCCCAGCCTCAGCCGGGCCGAGGCCAGGGATTTTCTGCGCGAGGCCCTTGCCGGACGCCGGGACGATCTGTCCGCCATGTTCATTTCCCTGTCCTGCAAAAGCGCCATCAAGGCCGGGCAGCGCCTGACGGATGACGAGGCCGCCGGCCTGGTGCAGCAGTGGCTTCAGACGCCGCAGCGCCAGTACTGCCCCCACGGGCGCCCCGCCGTGCTGCGCTGGGACGCTGCCGCCCTGGAGCATCTCTTCAAGCGCCGGCAGTAA
- the serS gene encoding serine--tRNA ligase, protein MIDLKLVQKQPDILAKALADRQSSLSVDDFLALDGRRRALLAEVETLKNQRNVASSQVAALKREGKDASAMLAELGALAERIKTLDVQTAEAKAAVEEWLMGVPNIPDVSTPVGKDESENVEVMRWGEPRHFDFPVKEHWQLGTELGGLDFERATRLAGSRFSLSIGWAARLDRALVNFFLDEHVKHEGYIEVCPPFMVNRATMTGTGQLPKFEEDLFKMPDWGYYLIPTAEVPLTNLHAGEVLDESDLPRAYCAATPCFRSEAGSAGKDTRGLIRLHQFTKVEMVRFSHPDDSFHQLDIMVGHARNLLEKLELPYRVIALCTGDLGFGAAKTFDLEVWLPAQKTYREISSCSNCVDFQARRADIRFKPKGGKSAYLHTLNGSGLPTGRTTAAILENGQQKDGSIVLPKVLVPYMDGVEVIEPRR, encoded by the coding sequence ATGATCGATCTCAAACTGGTGCAAAAACAGCCCGACATCCTGGCCAAGGCCCTTGCCGACCGCCAGTCGAGCCTGAGCGTGGATGATTTTCTGGCCCTCGACGGTCGCCGTCGCGCGCTGCTGGCCGAAGTGGAAACCCTGAAGAATCAGCGCAATGTGGCGTCCAGCCAGGTAGCGGCCCTCAAGCGCGAGGGCAAGGATGCCTCCGCCATGCTGGCAGAGCTGGGCGCCCTTGCCGAGCGCATCAAGACCCTGGATGTGCAGACCGCCGAGGCCAAGGCCGCCGTGGAGGAATGGCTCATGGGCGTGCCCAATATCCCCGACGTGAGCACCCCCGTGGGCAAGGACGAGTCCGAAAACGTGGAAGTCATGCGCTGGGGCGAGCCGCGCCATTTCGACTTTCCGGTCAAGGAGCACTGGCAGCTGGGCACGGAGCTGGGCGGCCTGGACTTTGAACGCGCCACGCGCCTGGCCGGCAGCCGCTTTTCCCTGTCCATCGGCTGGGCGGCCCGTCTGGACCGGGCGCTGGTCAACTTCTTTCTGGATGAACATGTGAAGCATGAGGGCTATATCGAGGTCTGCCCGCCCTTCATGGTCAACCGCGCCACCATGACCGGCACGGGCCAGCTGCCCAAATTTGAAGAAGACCTCTTCAAGATGCCGGACTGGGGCTATTATCTCATCCCCACCGCCGAAGTGCCCCTGACCAACCTGCACGCCGGCGAAGTGCTGGACGAAAGCGACCTGCCCCGCGCCTACTGCGCGGCCACCCCCTGCTTCCGCTCCGAGGCCGGCTCCGCGGGCAAGGATACGCGCGGCCTCATCCGCCTGCATCAGTTCACCAAGGTGGAAATGGTGCGCTTCTCCCACCCCGACGACAGCTTCCACCAGCTGGACATCATGGTGGGGCATGCCCGCAACCTGCTGGAAAAGCTGGAGCTGCCCTATCGGGTCATTGCCCTGTGCACCGGCGACCTGGGCTTTGGCGCGGCCAAGACCTTTGACCTTGAGGTCTGGCTGCCTGCCCAGAAGACCTATCGCGAAATCTCGTCCTGCTCCAACTGCGTGGACTTCCAGGCCCGCCGGGCAGACATCCGCTTCAAGCCCAAGGGCGGCAAAAGCGCCTATCTGCATACCCTCAACGGTTCCGGCCTGCCCACGGGACGCACCACGGCCGCCATTCTGGAAAACGGCCAGCAGAAGGACGGCAGCATCGTGCTGCCCAAGGTCCTTGTGCCCTATATGGACGGTGTGGAAGTCATCGAACCGCGCCGCTAG
- a CDS encoding MarR family transcriptional regulator — protein MRYRQLFSYASRLRTLGNEIILAGLRRHGVVGIVPSHGDILHILLHDGSCTMSELARRIGRTRSTVTALVRKLEQAGYVQQLTDTSDGRGRRVLLTPQGRALQPVFAQISADLAALVSRRLTDDEAAQLERLLAKCLQSPDADEAPQPSPAAAHTTSPTQRRVSMSNYRTAHIDLQASRTELHDLLQLTGCEVSCNTLPKGASIPFVHAHKHNEELYIILDGAGTLFVDGQEMPISKGDCIRIDPAGMRCLCASPEQALHYLCIQTKAGSLEGYTMTDGLMPADAAKPSWL, from the coding sequence ATGCGCTACCGTCAGCTTTTTTCCTATGCCAGCCGCCTGCGCACCCTGGGCAACGAGATTATTCTTGCCGGTCTGCGCCGGCACGGCGTGGTGGGCATTGTGCCCAGCCACGGCGACATTCTGCACATCCTGCTGCATGACGGAAGCTGCACCATGAGCGAACTGGCCCGCCGCATCGGGCGCACCCGGTCCACGGTCACGGCGCTGGTGCGCAAACTGGAACAGGCAGGCTATGTACAGCAGCTGACTGATACCAGCGATGGCCGGGGCCGGCGCGTGCTTCTCACCCCGCAGGGACGGGCGCTCCAGCCGGTCTTTGCGCAGATATCCGCCGACCTGGCCGCCCTGGTGTCCCGGCGTCTGACGGATGACGAGGCGGCGCAGCTGGAACGCCTTCTGGCCAAATGCCTGCAATCACCGGATGCCGACGAAGCGCCGCAGCCCTCTCCGGCGGCTGCGCACACCACATCCCCTACCCAAAGGAGGGTATCCATGAGCAACTACCGTACCGCGCATATTGATCTTCAGGCCAGCCGCACGGAACTGCACGACCTGTTGCAGCTGACAGGCTGTGAAGTTTCCTGCAACACCCTGCCCAAGGGCGCCAGCATTCCCTTTGTGCATGCGCACAAGCACAATGAAGAACTGTATATCATTCTCGACGGAGCCGGCACGCTCTTTGTGGATGGTCAGGAAATGCCCATCAGCAAGGGCGACTGCATCCGCATTGATCCGGCCGGCATGCGCTGCCTCTGTGCCTCGCCGGAACAGGCCCTGCACTATCTCTGCATCCAGACCAAAGCCGGCAGCCTGGAAGGCTACACCATGACCGACGGCCTCATGCCTGCGGATGCGGCCAAGCCCAGCTGGCTCTAG
- the pnp gene encoding polyribonucleotide nucleotidyltransferase, whose protein sequence is MSDMLNPTRVTAMVGGKEIILETGRLANQAHGAVWMQCGGTVVLVTVCSQPLEFDKGFFPLTVEYSEKMYAAGRIPGSFFRREIGRPSERETLVSRLIDRPIRPLFPKGLNEDVQVLAGVISADTENDPDVLALTGASAAVLLSPLPFEGPVAGGRIGRINGQFVLNPSYEEQERSDLNIVFAASADALTMVEGEARFVPEEVIIEALEWGRKEIQPLIAAQLRLRELAGKEKMPFTPHEDNPVLVARVEELARAAGIDEAMRVPEKMARKDARKVVKDKVMEALKADPAWAESEDLKEVGEIIGALEKKIVRARIVNEGIRIDGRDTKTVRPITIQTGLLPRAHGSALFRRGETKSMVVTTLGSSTDEQRVDSLVGDVTKRFMLHYNFPPFCVGEVKPVRISRREIGHGALAEKSLRPVLPAEADFPFTVRVVAETVESNGSSSMAAVCGGSLSLMDAGVPVSAPVAGVAMGLIKEGDKFIVLTDILGDEDALGDMDFKIAGTAEGVTGVQMDIKITGLTTEIMRQAMQQAHEGRLHILGEMAKVIAEPRKELSRYAPQHAELYVNPDIIRLIIGPGGKNIKAITSATGASVDIEDSGRVSIFAPTADALEKAREMVSYYDQRPELGKNYTAKVKKIMDIGVIVEVLPNVEALVHVSQLDVNRVEQPSDVARIGEDMVVKVIEINGDRIRASRKAVLLEEQGHPWNPEETARPQRDRRDRGDRGDRRGHGRDRGDRGDRGDRGDRGDRGERR, encoded by the coding sequence ATGTCTGACATGCTCAATCCCACCCGCGTGACCGCCATGGTCGGCGGCAAGGAAATCATCCTGGAAACCGGCCGTCTGGCCAATCAGGCCCACGGCGCCGTCTGGATGCAGTGCGGCGGCACGGTGGTGCTGGTCACGGTCTGCTCCCAGCCCCTGGAATTCGACAAGGGCTTCTTTCCGCTGACGGTGGAATATTCCGAAAAGATGTACGCCGCCGGGCGCATTCCCGGCAGCTTCTTCCGCCGTGAAATCGGCCGTCCTTCCGAGCGCGAAACCCTGGTTTCCCGCCTCATCGACCGGCCCATCCGTCCGCTCTTCCCCAAGGGCCTCAATGAGGACGTGCAGGTGCTGGCCGGCGTCATCTCCGCGGATACGGAAAACGATCCCGATGTGCTGGCCCTCACCGGCGCTTCGGCGGCGGTGCTGCTGTCGCCCCTGCCCTTTGAAGGGCCGGTGGCCGGCGGGCGCATCGGCCGCATCAACGGCCAGTTTGTGCTCAATCCCTCCTACGAGGAGCAGGAGCGCAGTGATCTCAACATCGTTTTTGCCGCGTCTGCCGATGCCCTGACCATGGTGGAAGGCGAAGCCCGCTTTGTGCCGGAAGAGGTGATCATTGAGGCTCTGGAATGGGGCCGCAAGGAAATCCAGCCTCTCATTGCGGCGCAGCTGCGCCTGCGCGAACTGGCCGGCAAGGAAAAGATGCCCTTTACCCCGCATGAGGACAATCCCGTGCTGGTGGCCCGCGTGGAAGAACTGGCCCGCGCGGCCGGCATTGACGAGGCCATGCGCGTGCCCGAAAAAATGGCCCGCAAGGATGCCCGCAAGGTGGTGAAGGACAAGGTCATGGAAGCCCTCAAGGCAGACCCGGCCTGGGCCGAAAGCGAAGACCTCAAGGAAGTGGGCGAGATCATCGGTGCGCTGGAAAAGAAGATCGTGCGCGCCCGCATTGTCAATGAGGGCATCCGCATTGACGGCCGTGACACCAAGACCGTGCGCCCCATCACCATCCAGACCGGCCTGCTGCCCCGCGCCCATGGTTCGGCCCTGTTCCGCCGCGGTGAAACCAAGTCCATGGTGGTGACCACGCTGGGATCCTCCACCGATGAACAGCGCGTGGACAGCCTGGTGGGTGACGTGACCAAGCGCTTCATGCTGCACTACAACTTCCCGCCCTTCTGCGTGGGGGAAGTGAAGCCCGTGCGCATTTCCCGGCGTGAAATCGGCCACGGCGCCCTGGCGGAAAAGTCCCTGCGCCCGGTGCTGCCGGCCGAAGCGGACTTTCCCTTCACCGTGCGCGTGGTGGCTGAAACCGTGGAATCCAACGGCTCGTCGTCCATGGCGGCCGTCTGCGGCGGTTCCCTGTCGCTCATGGACGCCGGCGTGCCGGTGAGTGCGCCGGTGGCCGGTGTGGCCATGGGGCTTATCAAGGAAGGCGACAAGTTCATCGTGCTGACGGACATTCTGGGGGACGAGGACGCCCTGGGCGACATGGACTTCAAGATTGCCGGCACGGCTGAAGGCGTCACCGGCGTGCAGATGGACATCAAGATTACCGGCCTGACCACGGAAATCATGCGTCAGGCCATGCAGCAGGCCCACGAAGGCCGCCTGCATATCCTGGGCGAAATGGCCAAGGTCATTGCCGAACCGCGCAAGGAACTTTCCCGCTATGCGCCCCAGCATGCCGAACTCTATGTCAATCCCGACATCATCCGCCTCATCATCGGCCCCGGCGGCAAGAACATCAAGGCCATCACCTCGGCCACGGGTGCGTCCGTGGACATTGAGGACTCGGGCCGCGTCTCCATCTTTGCGCCCACGGCCGATGCTCTGGAAAAGGCCCGCGAGATGGTCAGCTACTATGACCAGCGCCCCGAACTGGGCAAGAACTATACCGCCAAGGTCAAGAAGATCATGGACATTGGCGTCATTGTGGAAGTGCTGCCCAATGTGGAAGCCCTGGTGCATGTCTCGCAGCTGGACGTGAACCGCGTGGAACAGCCCAGCGACGTGGCCCGCATCGGCGAAGACATGGTGGTGAAGGTCATCGAGATCAATGGCGACCGCATCCGCGCCAGCCGCAAGGCCGTGCTGCTGGAGGAACAGGGACATCCCTGGAATCCCGAGGAAACCGCCCGCCCGCAGCGCGACCGTCGCGACCGTGGTGACCGCGGGGACCGGCGCGGGCATGGCCGTGACCGCGGCGATCGTGGAGATCGCGGGGATCGCGGTGACCGCGGGGACCGTGGCGAGCGCCGCTAG
- the rpsO gene encoding 30S ribosomal protein S15, whose amino-acid sequence MDANQKKAVIEAHAKHEGDTGSPEVQVALLTARIEGLTGHFKVHKKDFHSRTGLLKLVGQRRNILNYLKRKDIQRYRALIEKLGLRK is encoded by the coding sequence ATGGACGCTAATCAGAAAAAGGCCGTTATTGAAGCCCATGCCAAACACGAAGGCGACACGGGTTCGCCGGAAGTGCAGGTGGCCCTGCTTACCGCCCGCATCGAAGGGCTGACCGGCCATTTCAAGGTCCACAAGAAGGACTTCCACTCCCGCACGGGTCTGCTCAAGCTGGTGGGCCAGCGGCGCAATATCCTGAACTACCTCAAGCGGAAGGATATTCAGCGTTACCGCGCCCTCATCGAAAAGCTGGGCCTGCGCAAGTAA
- the truB gene encoding tRNA pseudouridine(55) synthase TruB has translation MTNRDPQPASLPQLHGVLVLDKPSGPTSARCLSMLKRLGQKKIGHAGTLDPMASGVLLVLLGQGTKIASHLLADGGKVYRGQLRLGQETDTWDIQGQVLREAPWQDIDEEAVRAEVARWQELTEQEVPAYSAAKHQGQPLYKLARKGQAAPVKVKRMEISQAEVLDMHLPFVRFRVACSSGTYIRSLAHSLGKRLGCGAVLTELTREYSHPFGLDAAVSLDDVLADPVRMVRGLRPIAEALPHWPRVSLSADEARQVRNGHAVPCHEEGTRALLMENGCELALARRQDSPSGPCWTIVRGLWN, from the coding sequence ATGACGAACCGTGATCCGCAACCTGCCTCTCTGCCGCAACTGCATGGCGTGCTGGTGCTCGACAAGCCTTCCGGGCCGACATCGGCCCGCTGTCTTTCCATGCTCAAGCGCCTGGGGCAGAAGAAAATCGGCCATGCCGGCACCCTGGACCCCATGGCTTCGGGCGTGCTGCTGGTGCTGCTGGGGCAGGGCACCAAGATCGCCTCGCACCTGCTGGCGGACGGCGGCAAGGTTTACCGCGGTCAGCTGCGCCTCGGGCAGGAAACCGATACCTGGGACATCCAGGGACAGGTGCTGCGCGAGGCCCCGTGGCAGGACATTGACGAGGAGGCCGTGCGGGCCGAAGTGGCCCGCTGGCAAGAGCTGACCGAGCAGGAAGTGCCCGCCTATTCTGCGGCCAAGCATCAGGGGCAGCCCCTGTACAAGCTGGCCCGCAAGGGGCAGGCCGCCCCGGTGAAGGTCAAGCGCATGGAAATTTCGCAGGCGGAGGTGCTGGACATGCACCTTCCTTTTGTCCGCTTTCGGGTTGCCTGCAGTTCCGGCACCTACATACGCTCCCTGGCCCACAGCTTGGGGAAGCGACTCGGGTGCGGAGCCGTGCTCACGGAACTGACCCGCGAGTACAGTCACCCCTTTGGTCTGGATGCCGCCGTTTCGCTGGATGATGTGCTGGCCGACCCTGTCCGCATGGTCCGCGGGCTGCGCCCCATTGCCGAGGCGCTGCCGCACTGGCCCCGCGTGAGCCTTTCGGCTGACGAGGCCCGGCAGGTGCGCAACGGGCATGCTGTGCCCTGCCATGAGGAGGGCACACGCGCCCTGCTTATGGAAAACGGTTGCGAACTGGCCCTGGCCCGGCGTCAGGACAGTCCGTCCGGCCCGTGCTGGACCATTGTGCGGGGACTCTGGAACTAA
- a CDS encoding PqqD family peptide modification chaperone has translation MRFAFLPGVLRFLPGRGQAEALTAVGRMLARWPVQLAAPAADQQPLLVVQPLDGGGFRLHGVSPEATAFTPARPGQRGCLLAPGYSFEPTLACLACTLAIELVAVHEALAAPCMGVHGAAATRHGLTLLFCGQHRAGKSALLTELMLAGWQGIGDDMLGLSPQGEVVAYGLAPRLRLPLPPSRRLPAFLAQAEHVACADSDYLCCDPLALPLCPTGARLPVDGIVLLDRQDSGKDTAPAALEAPAGSLGLRAMLQRFLLRDGKAGQALVTASRLVEQVPCRILRYTSLEEAVTLLDCWPGEGVSAPGLPAADPAVPPGLTGLRGGRVLRRRTARRPHDRRVATEAAAAWRQRPGTVFRKKGEGGFLARDERACGPEGRIFHLNSMGCVLWQLWETAGSEAELAELLEEAFPGTAPRTIRRDVRRLRQQLCAAGFLEAAPLPTEE, from the coding sequence ATGCGTTTTGCCTTTCTGCCGGGCGTGCTGCGCTTTCTGCCCGGCAGGGGGCAGGCCGAGGCTCTGACGGCCGTTGGCCGCATGCTGGCCCGCTGGCCCGTGCAGCTGGCAGCGCCTGCCGCAGACCAGCAGCCGCTGCTTGTGGTGCAGCCGCTGGACGGGGGAGGCTTTCGCCTGCACGGCGTCAGTCCCGAAGCCACGGCCTTCACGCCGGCCCGGCCTGGGCAACGGGGCTGTCTGCTGGCGCCGGGCTACAGTTTTGAACCCACACTGGCCTGTCTGGCCTGCACCCTGGCCATCGAGCTGGTGGCCGTGCACGAGGCCCTGGCCGCCCCCTGCATGGGGGTGCATGGCGCCGCGGCCACGCGCCATGGCCTGACGCTGCTTTTCTGCGGGCAACACCGAGCAGGCAAGAGCGCTCTGCTGACGGAACTCATGCTCGCCGGCTGGCAGGGCATTGGCGATGACATGCTGGGGCTTTCGCCGCAGGGGGAGGTGGTGGCCTACGGACTGGCGCCACGCCTGCGCCTGCCGCTGCCGCCGTCCCGCCGTCTGCCCGCCTTTCTGGCCCAGGCCGAGCACGTGGCCTGTGCCGACAGCGACTATCTGTGCTGTGATCCCCTGGCGCTGCCCCTGTGCCCCACGGGGGCACGCCTGCCCGTGGACGGCATTGTGCTGCTGGACCGGCAGGACAGCGGGAAGGATACCGCCCCCGCTGCCCTGGAGGCGCCGGCCGGAAGTCTTGGCCTGCGGGCCATGTTGCAGCGCTTTCTGCTGCGGGACGGCAAGGCCGGGCAGGCCCTGGTCACGGCCAGCCGCCTGGTGGAGCAGGTGCCCTGCCGCATACTGCGCTACACAAGCCTGGAAGAGGCCGTGACCTTGCTGGACTGTTGGCCGGGAGAAGGCGTGAGCGCGCCCGGCCTTCCGGCGGCAGACCCTGCCGTGCCGCCTGGCCTGACCGGGCTGCGGGGGGGAAGGGTTCTGCGCCGGCGCACTGCCCGGCGTCCCCATGACAGGCGCGTCGCCACGGAGGCGGCCGCGGCCTGGAGGCAGCGGCCGGGCACAGTTTTTCGCAAGAAGGGCGAGGGCGGCTTTCTGGCCAGGGACGAACGGGCCTGCGGGCCGGAAGGGCGCATTTTTCATCTCAACAGCATGGGCTGTGTCCTCTGGCAGCTCTGGGAGACGGCAGGCAGCGAGGCCGAACTGGCGGAGCTGCTGGAAGAGGCCTTTCCGGGAACAGCCCCCCGCACTATCCGCCGGGATGTTCGCCGCCTGCGGCAGCAGCTGTGCGCGGCCGGCTTTCTGGAGGCGGCCCCGCTGCCCACAGAGGAATGA
- a CDS encoding bifunctional oligoribonuclease/PAP phosphatase NrnA: protein MPLTDLVPDGWREPARQVVTALRGLDRIIIAAHVNPDGDALGSMAAAGWLLRALGRECVLYSRSGVPDYLRFLPLPGVMHDTVQHLPFAPQAALLLDCGEPHRLGDELARCLPGLRTVNVDHHLGGGMGSEFSWIQPEAAATAQLMACVALCAGAALRGPLAEAIALGLVTDTGGFAHGNTSAHVLRLAAHLVENGCDIPLLRQRLEHCWSMARMRLWARLMERLDLHCGGRLVSCLVRLEDLRRSGACKEDLEGFVEQMRRLAGVQAAILLREDAPGVYKFSLRSFGSIDVRSAAMQLGGGGHLNAAGGTLHMDATRAMEQVVDSVAAILKEHTQSRNLC, encoded by the coding sequence ATGCCCTTGACTGATCTTGTGCCCGACGGCTGGCGCGAGCCGGCCCGGCAGGTGGTAACGGCTCTGCGCGGGCTGGACCGCATCATCATTGCCGCTCACGTCAACCCCGATGGCGATGCCCTGGGTTCCATGGCGGCGGCCGGCTGGCTGCTGCGGGCGCTGGGGCGGGAATGCGTGCTGTACAGCCGCAGCGGCGTGCCGGACTACCTGCGCTTTCTGCCCCTGCCCGGGGTCATGCACGACACCGTGCAGCACCTGCCTTTTGCGCCGCAGGCGGCCCTGCTGCTGGACTGCGGCGAGCCGCACCGCCTGGGCGATGAGCTGGCCAGGTGTCTGCCCGGCCTGCGCACCGTCAATGTGGACCATCACCTGGGCGGCGGCATGGGCAGCGAGTTTTCCTGGATACAGCCCGAGGCGGCGGCCACGGCCCAGCTGATGGCCTGTGTGGCGCTGTGCGCCGGCGCGGCCTTGCGCGGTCCGCTGGCCGAGGCCATAGCCTTGGGGCTTGTGACGGACACGGGCGGTTTTGCCCACGGGAATACCAGTGCCCACGTGCTGCGGCTGGCCGCCCATCTTGTGGAAAACGGCTGCGATATTCCGCTGCTGCGGCAGCGGCTGGAGCATTGCTGGAGCATGGCCCGCATGCGGCTCTGGGCGCGCCTCATGGAGCGGCTGGATCTGCACTGCGGCGGCCGGCTGGTTTCCTGCCTGGTGCGGCTGGAAGACCTGCGCCGCAGCGGCGCCTGCAAGGAGGACCTGGAAGGTTTTGTGGAGCAGATGCGGCGTCTTGCCGGCGTACAGGCTGCCATCCTGCTGCGCGAGGATGCGCCGGGCGTTTACAAGTTCAGCCTGCGTTCCTTTGGCAGCATTGATGTGCGCAGTGCCGCCATGCAGCTGGGTGGGGGCGGTCATCTCAATGCCGCCGGCGGGACCTTGCACATGGACGCAACTCGAGCTATGGAACAGGTTGTGGATTCTGTTGCTGCCATTCTGAAAGAACATACGCAAAGTAGGAATCTTTGCTAA
- a CDS encoding DUF503 domain-containing protein produces MFVAVLTVEFALHGNDNLKAKRRVANSLKQKVRNRFNVAVAEAGTEESLTRLRLAVTSLSNNEGHLRSRMDKCVLMMEAVCPEEMTDSEVEIYALD; encoded by the coding sequence ATGTTTGTGGCAGTGCTGACCGTGGAATTTGCCCTGCACGGCAACGACAATCTCAAGGCCAAGCGCCGCGTGGCCAACAGTCTCAAGCAGAAGGTGCGCAACCGCTTCAACGTGGCCGTTGCCGAAGCGGGGACGGAAGAAAGCCTTACGCGCTTGCGCCTGGCCGTCACGTCGCTGTCCAATAACGAAGGCCATCTGCGCAGCCGCATGGACAAGTGCGTGCTCATGATGGAGGCGGTCTGTCCAGAAGAAATGACCGACAGCGAGGTGGAAATCTATGCCCTTGACTGA